The genomic stretch TCAGCACTTGCCACACTACCCGAATAGGTTCTGCTCATGCTTTGTTCATCAATGCTCATCATCACGTCCGTTTTCACCATGCCTGCCCCTGTATAGAACAAGCCTGTCAGTGTGAGATCATGCAGATAGCCCGCCGCTTCCCCGTTAAAACGAATATAGTCCAAACGTTGCAAAATGGGAGGAACCTTTCCCGTCAGGTTCGTCATCAGAACGTTTATGCCCTCTTTCGTCATGATCAGGTTACCCAGTTTGCCGTAAATGTACATATCCATGCCTGCATCCCAGTTACTCAGGGCCGCTTCCCCTGCAATCATCAATCCGTGGTGGTTAGCCAGCTGCAGGGTGGGGCAGTCCAAATGCTTGCCGTGACCGGAGAAAACAAGATTTAGATCCAACGGTTCTTCAAAACGTGACAAGGCAGGCACAAAAGGAGCCAAATCTTTCAGTATAACTGAAGCCTTCAAAGAGCCATCGTATCTTACATTTTCTGTCATTTGGGGCAATTCGAGCAGGCTGTCATACTTCAAGGTCAGACTATCTATCTTTAAAGCGGTATTTGAAAGTTCCACACCAAAATCCTTAATATCCAAACGTTTATTGTTGGCTGTAACTTTCATGGCAAATTTCTGCAATGAAAAACCACATTGTTCGTCAAAGCTGACTCGCCGGATGGCAGCATTCAACGAGTCGCTGCGCAATGCTTTCAGTGAAAGCGTCGCAGCGAGATTTTTTACCGATAGATGATGGGCATTGAACTTTCCGGGAGTTTCCGGTTCCGATAATATATCGTATGTCACTCTGCCACGCCTTATCAACACGGAATTAATTCGTAAATCCAAATTAGATTTTGTTTTAACCGTATCTTTGGATGCGAAAGCGTCTAACACAAACTGGAAATTAGGGGCAGATTCTGGAGTTTCCCGGTTCAAATTGACCGTAAATCCAAAAAGCTGGACACTGCTGATGGTGACTTTACCGTTCAGTAAAGGAAGAAGATCGAATTTTGCCGACAAGCGGGCTACTTTCAGCATCTCCTGATTCTTCCGGTCATGCAAAAGGACATCTTCCACAATGATGCGGTTCAGCAAACCCATATCAATCCGTCCTATAGAAACCTCCGTATTCAGTATGTTTTTTAATTCCTTAGTTACAAAAACAGATAATTTGCCCTGAACATACGGTATGTTCAGCAGCACAATTATTCCCAGGTAGACACCAATCAGTGTACCTAGCAGAATACGCACAGTGTACTTAAGACTCTTACTAGAAATCATTGTTTATTTTGGGCTAACAAAAATACGAATAACGTACGACGTAGCCCAAAATAAACGATTTTTTTTACTTGTTTTTATGCAATCTTTTCAACTCGAAGGAGAAAATGACACGGAAACATCCGATAATAAGGAAAGTGATGGACAGCATGTAGAGCACGGTGACAGCGCCAAGTCCGGGTTGCCAGATGATAGCCATAGAGCAAAGAATGGCCAGAATGCCAAACACCAGATACCATCCCCAGTCCTTCGTGCCATAGCGTTTCAAATCTGTGGAATAGCCACACAATGTAAACCCTCTGAACATCAACCAAAAAGCGACAATAAACGGAATCAGCTCCATGCTGACCAACGGATAGAATACCAGATAAATACCTATCAGTAAATCAATAATACCTCCGGCAAGATACCATCCCCAACTGCTGATTGTTTTTTTGTTTCCGGCAGCAAAAAAGATTTCCAGAATGCCACTGACCAGAATCGAGATACTGAAGATGACACTCAGTGCCACATAACTGCTCACAGGAGCGAACAATAAACATAGTGCTACCGCAATGTAGAGCAAGCCCAGCAACAGGGACATCCACCAATTTTTTACAGCGTAGCCTAAGCCACCAACTAATTCATTCATATTTGTTAAGTTTTAGGTTATAATTTGAACTAATAACGTCCCCTTTGCAAAAAGGTTTACCTACAAATACAAAAAAAGTCTTTAAATACCGCCGATTGACTTTTAGAACTCAAAAAATATTCCGAACTTTGCACGCTGAAAACTAAATTGATAGTTCTATTTACATTTTGAATAAAAAAATGAATAAAAAAAGAATGAAAGATAACAAAATCCCTTCACCGTTAGTATCCCTTTTACCCGTATTCGTACTTATTTTATTATTGTTTGTCACTATCTGTACATTTGGAAGCGATGCCTTGTCCGGTGGCAGCCAAGTCTGTCTGTTAGTGGCTACAGCAGTTTGTGTGCTGACAGGTATGGCGGGATTCCATCGTCCATGGAAGGACTTCGAACTGGCTATCACCAATAATATAGCCGGGGTAAGTACCGCACTTATTATCTTGCTGATCATCGGAGCTTTGTCCGGAGCATGGATGGTCAGCGGTGTAGTCCCTACATTAATATATTACGGCATACAGGTTATTCATCCTCATTTTTTCCTGGTATCCACTTGCATTATTTGTGCGGTAGTATCTGTCATGACAGGCAGTTCATGGACTACCATCGCCACTATCGGCATCGCACTGATGGGAATAGGGAAGGCGCAAGGTTTCAGTGAAGGTTGGATTGCAGGTGCGATTATCTCCGGAGCCTATTTTGGTGATAAAGTTTCTCCGCTTTCGGATACCACCATTCTGGCATCTTCCGTAACGGATACACCGCTGTTCACTCACATCCGTTACTTGATGATTACCACCGTTCCATCACTTGTCATCACTTTGATAATCTTTACCATAGCCGGATTGTCACATGAAGCTACTGATACCGGTCATATCGCCGAATACACCCGTATATTGAGTGATAAGTTCCATATTTCATGGTGGTTGATGATTGTCCCCGTTGTCACAGCGATACTGATTGCACGTAAAGTGCCTTCCATCATCACTCTATTTGTTTCTACGGCTCTGGCTACCGTCTTTGCCTTGATTTTCCAGCCCGGACTATTATGCGAAATCGCCGGACAAGGAGCCGAAGGGATTGCCGCCTTGTTCAAAGGAGGAATGGGAATGCTTTATGGTGGAACCCAATTGGAAACCGGTAATGCGGAAATAAACGAACTGATATCCACTCGCGGAATGGCAGGTATGATGAATACCATCTGGTTGATTATCTGCGCCATGTGTTTCGGAGGGGCGATGACAGCCGGAGGAATGCTCGGCAGTATCACTTCTGTCTTTGTACGTTTTACGAAAAAGCGGGTAGGAATGGTGTCATCCACAGTTGCATCGGGCTTGTTCCTGAATCTTGCTACAGCAGATCAATATATATCCATTATCCTGACGGGTAATATGTTTAAAGACATCTATAGTGCAAACGGTTATGAAAGCAAACTGCTGAGCCGTACGACGGAAGATTCTGTTACAGTCACTTCGCCATTGATACCCTGGAATACATGCGGTATGACACAGGCTACTATCCTTAGTGTTCCCACCATTGTGTATCTGCCTTACGCCTTCTTTAACATCATCAGTCCCTTGATGAGTATCACAATTGCTATACTGGGATATAAGATAAAGAAAAAAGCAGAACAGCCGGGCCTGTCATAATAATGATAGGATCTGATGATTATATATCTTTCACGTGAAAGATTAGCAGGGTTCAAAAATAACTTGTACATTTATCCACCCTAATAAATCATTTTATATTTTTACAATAATATGAAGAAACACATCACATTCGCTCTTCTGTTTGCGGCTGCATTGACAGCCCAGGCACAGCAGGGAGGCATTTCAGGTGAAATGCTGAATCAAATCAAACAAAGTTATAAGGCAACCCCTGCCGACAAAGCCATCCGTAACGCCTTAGGCGGAACAAGTATCAACACGTTGGCATTGAACCAAGAGAACCGTGCCGATTTTGATACGGAATTTTCACACAAGGTGCTATCCAAGGGGATAACCGACCAACAATCTTCCGGTCGTTGCTGGCTTTTTACCGGACTGAACGTGCTCCGCAGCCAGATGATTGCCAAATACGGACTGGATGAGATGGAGTTCTCACAGAACTATTGTTTTTTCTACGACCAATTAGAAAAAGCAAACTTATTCTTACAGGGAATCATTGATACCAGTGGAAAGCCCATGGACGACAAAATGGTGGAATGGCTGTTCAAGCATCCTTTAAGCGATGGAGGACAATTCACAGGAGTTTCGGATATTATAGAGAAATACGGACTGGTCCCCAAGAGTGCAATGGTGGAAACTTTCAGCAGTGAGAATACCGGAAAGATGAGTAACCTGATAGGATTAAAACTGAAGGAATTTGGTTTACAACTACGAGAAGCTGCCGCTGCCGGAGTGAAGCCGGTCGAACTGGAAAAGAAAAAGACAGAAATGCTGGGAACGGTTTATCGTATGCTGGTGTTGACCCTTGGCGAACCTGTTTCCACCTTTACATGGAGTCTGAAGGGTGGAGAAGCGAAAGAATACACTCCGATATCTTTCTATAGAGAGTTCTTGGGAAATGATCTGACCAACAACTACGTGATGCTGATGAATGACCCCAGCCGCGAATTCTATAAATGCTATGAAATAGACTTTGACCGTCACCGTTATGATGGCAAAAACTGGACCTACGTCAATCTGCCGATAGAAGATATCAAAGAAATAGCCATTGCTTCCATCAAGGACAGTACCATGATGTACTTTTCTTGCGATGTAGGCAAGTTCCTCGACAGCAAACGTGGCCTGTTAGATCCTGATAATTATGATTACGAATCATTGATGGGAACCACCTTCGGCATGGACAAGAAACAACGTATCCAAACTTTCTCCAGTGGCAGCAGCCATGCTATGACCTTGATGGCGGTGGACTTGGATAAAGCGGGAAAATCGAAAAAATGGATGGTGGAAAACAGTTGGGGCAGTGCCAGCGGATACAGAGGACACCTTATCATGACAGATAAGTGGTTTGATGAATATATGTTCCGTGTAGTGGCAGAAAAGAAATATGTTCCTGCCAAGGTACTGGATATTTTAAAACAGAAACCTATCCGTCTTCCGGCATGGGACCCGATGTTTGCTGACGAAGAATAAGCGTCATCTCTTTACATTGTATATAATTTAAGTGGACTGTACAGAAAAGAAAGACTGTACAGTCCGTTTTTTATTCTAAGGCATTGTGTATGTCTGCCATTTTTACTTCTTTTTAACTTCTCTCTTGTAAAAAGAAACATAATAGGGAAAATAGGTTTGTTGCAGTGATGAGTTATTGTATAATGGGCTTGCAGAAAGGTGTTTCTTGCATATTTAGGTATAATAAAAAATGGGAATCTCTTCGTAAGAGAACCCCATTTTTGTGCAAATATAGCCCATATTTGCTTTAAACGCAATTTTTTGTTCTAGAAAAATAAGAAAAAGTTGCAAACAGGCGCATCTCGTTTATAAAAACAGCATACGACAAAACCAGTAAATATTCAATTATCAGAGATCTAACTTGACTTTGGGGTTCTCTTACGAAGAGAACCCCAAAATATAGAGGATATCTGATAGCAAATCTGTTCCTCTTTTTCAAATAAAGGTATGATAAAATGTAATGTTTTGATGGGAACAACGAATGATAATCAAGACATAACGAGCGAAGCGCCTAAGTTACTGCTCTGCAGTTCAATCGCTTCTGCTTCAGACCCGGGGTCAAATGCAGTAACCAAGCCACAGGCTGGAATAGGGAAAGAACACCCTGAACTCTCGTGGTACTATATGTATCTTTCCTATAAGGAACTGAAGCGTTATATTGCAGTCTTCAGTGGCAGAAAAGCAGTAAAGCTCCGTACTTCGGAAGGGATAACCGAGGAATGTTACTTCTGTTTCAAAGTATTTTCTTATACCGAGGCAGGTCATCGGAAACGTTTCGAACAGTGTGATTATACTAAACAAGAGTATGCTGCTCGCCGTGAATCCGCCAGAATCGTGAAGGAAGCCTTTTCCACCGGTTCTGCCTCACAACTCAATGCCCTGACAGATGAAAAGGAAGTACAAAGTAGCGGTTGGTTATTTGTGTGCGCTCCTTTGGAGCAACTTCAGCGCATCTTGTCTGCCATGCTCCCCCGCCAATATCTGGTAACGGACTACGTTACCCATCGTGCTGCGGTCATTCCCCAGTGTCAGATGGAGGAATTCATCTATCTATATGAATCCATGCCCTACAACATTGAACTGTTGAACCGTCCTTTGGAGGCTTATCTTCAGAAGAAGCAACGTATTCGCATTACCGGTGGTATTTTTCATGGTAAGGAGGGGTGCATTATGCGGCTGCATCGCAATACAAGGTTAGTGTTCGCTTTTGGAAATATGACGGTAGCTATCAGCTATCTTCATGCTTTTCCGTTCGAGAAAGTGGACTAGTTTTTATAAATCTATCTCTTATTTCAATAATAGAATATATACCAATTAGTATGAGTAAGAAAGAAGAACTGAAGCGACAAATACTTCAGTTGACACGTGAATATTATAACGAAGTTCATAAAACTTCAAAAGTGTTTGAGCCGGGCAAAAGCTTTGTTAATTATGGCGGCCGTTACTTCAATGATGAAGAAATGGTAAACCTCGTTGACTCGTCACTCGATTTCTGGCTCACTGCCGGTCCTTGGGCCCATAAGTTCGAAACCCGTCTGGCAAAATGGCTGGGGGTAAAACATTGTGCGCTTACCAACTCCGGTTCCAGTGCCAACCTATTGGCATTCTATACACTGACTTCCCCAAAATTAGGAGACAAGAGAATAAAGAAAGGTGATGAAGTAATCACAGTCGCTTGCGGCTTTCCTACCACGGTAACTCCTATTATACAATATGGTGCGGTTCCTGTTTTTGTGGATATCACGATTCCAGAGTACGATATTGACGTCACCCGGCTGGAAGAAGCCTTTTCAGACAAGACAAAGGCCGTAATGATCGCCCATTCATTGGGAAATCCTTTCAATCTTGAAGCAGTCAAAGCATTCTGTGACAAACACGGACTATGGCTGGTAGAAGAC from Phocaeicola dorei encodes the following:
- a CDS encoding HdeD family acid-resistance protein, translating into MNELVGGLGYAVKNWWMSLLLGLLYIAVALCLLFAPVSSYVALSVIFSISILVSGILEIFFAAGNKKTISSWGWYLAGGIIDLLIGIYLVFYPLVSMELIPFIVAFWLMFRGFTLCGYSTDLKRYGTKDWGWYLVFGILAILCSMAIIWQPGLGAVTVLYMLSITFLIIGCFRVIFSFELKRLHKNK
- a CDS encoding C1 family peptidase; translated protein: MKKHITFALLFAAALTAQAQQGGISGEMLNQIKQSYKATPADKAIRNALGGTSINTLALNQENRADFDTEFSHKVLSKGITDQQSSGRCWLFTGLNVLRSQMIAKYGLDEMEFSQNYCFFYDQLEKANLFLQGIIDTSGKPMDDKMVEWLFKHPLSDGGQFTGVSDIIEKYGLVPKSAMVETFSSENTGKMSNLIGLKLKEFGLQLREAAAAGVKPVELEKKKTEMLGTVYRMLVLTLGEPVSTFTWSLKGGEAKEYTPISFYREFLGNDLTNNYVMLMNDPSREFYKCYEIDFDRHRYDGKNWTYVNLPIEDIKEIAIASIKDSTMMYFSCDVGKFLDSKRGLLDPDNYDYESLMGTTFGMDKKQRIQTFSSGSSHAMTLMAVDLDKAGKSKKWMVENSWGSASGYRGHLIMTDKWFDEYMFRVVAEKKYVPAKVLDILKQKPIRLPAWDPMFADEE
- a CDS encoding Na+/H+ antiporter NhaC family protein, with the translated sequence MKDNKIPSPLVSLLPVFVLILLLFVTICTFGSDALSGGSQVCLLVATAVCVLTGMAGFHRPWKDFELAITNNIAGVSTALIILLIIGALSGAWMVSGVVPTLIYYGIQVIHPHFFLVSTCIICAVVSVMTGSSWTTIATIGIALMGIGKAQGFSEGWIAGAIISGAYFGDKVSPLSDTTILASSVTDTPLFTHIRYLMITTVPSLVITLIIFTIAGLSHEATDTGHIAEYTRILSDKFHISWWLMIVPVVTAILIARKVPSIITLFVSTALATVFALIFQPGLLCEIAGQGAEGIAALFKGGMGMLYGGTQLETGNAEINELISTRGMAGMMNTIWLIICAMCFGGAMTAGGMLGSITSVFVRFTKKRVGMVSSTVASGLFLNLATADQYISIILTGNMFKDIYSANGYESKLLSRTTEDSVTVTSPLIPWNTCGMTQATILSVPTIVYLPYAFFNIISPLMSITIAILGYKIKKKAEQPGLS